In the genome of Pseudomonas sp. LBUM920, one region contains:
- the rbsD gene encoding D-ribose pyranase: MKKTPLLNIALSRVIASLGHGDVLVIGDAGLPVPPGVELIDLALTQGIPDFISTLRIVLSEMQVESHMLAEEILLKQPPALTELNTLTEQAALGERRLVSHEEFKQLSRKARAVVRTGECQPYCNIALVSGVTF; the protein is encoded by the coding sequence ATGAAAAAGACACCGCTGCTCAATATTGCCCTGTCGCGTGTGATTGCGTCTCTCGGTCACGGTGACGTCCTGGTGATCGGCGATGCCGGCTTGCCCGTGCCGCCGGGTGTCGAGCTGATCGACCTGGCGCTGACCCAAGGTATTCCTGACTTCATCAGCACCCTGCGCATTGTGCTCAGCGAGATGCAGGTGGAAAGCCACATGCTGGCCGAAGAAATCCTGCTCAAGCAACCGCCTGCACTCACAGAGCTCAACACGCTGACCGAGCAGGCAGCCCTGGGCGAGCGACGCCTGGTCAGCCACGAAGAGTTCAAGCAACTGAGCCGCAAGGCTCGCGCCGTCGTGCGCACCGGCGAGTGCCAGCCTTATTGCAATATCGCGCTGGTCTCCGGCGTAACCTTCTAG
- the rbsK gene encoding ribokinase: protein MPAKVVVIGSLNMDLVTRASRLPRAGETLIGQTFSTVPGGKGANQAVAAARLGADVAMIGCVGTDAYGAQLRDALVVEGIDCQAVSTVDGSSGVALIVVDDSSQNAIVIVAGGNGALTPASLQQADAVLQAADIIVCQLESPMDTVGQALKRGRELGKTVILNPAPASGPLPAEWYASIDYLIPNESEAAALSGVVVDSLDSAKVAATQLIKAGAGKVIITLGAQGALFANGHGFEHLVAPKVKAVDTTAAGDTFVGGFAAALANGKSEAEAIRFGQVAAALSVTRAGAQPSIPKLHDVQGFVPS from the coding sequence ATGCCAGCAAAAGTAGTGGTAATAGGCAGCTTGAACATGGACTTGGTCACCCGCGCCAGTCGGTTGCCGCGTGCCGGTGAAACCCTGATCGGCCAAACGTTCTCTACCGTCCCCGGCGGCAAGGGCGCCAACCAGGCGGTGGCTGCTGCGCGTCTGGGCGCTGATGTGGCGATGATTGGCTGTGTCGGCACGGATGCCTACGGCGCTCAATTGCGTGATGCGCTGGTGGTGGAAGGCATTGATTGCCAGGCCGTAAGCACGGTAGACGGTTCCAGCGGCGTGGCCTTGATTGTGGTGGATGACAGTAGTCAGAACGCGATTGTAATCGTGGCCGGCGGCAACGGTGCGCTGACACCAGCCTCGTTACAACAGGCTGACGCAGTGTTGCAGGCCGCCGACATCATCGTCTGCCAGCTGGAATCGCCGATGGACACGGTGGGTCAGGCGCTCAAGCGCGGACGTGAACTGGGCAAGACGGTGATCCTCAATCCGGCACCCGCCAGCGGCCCTTTGCCGGCCGAATGGTACGCCTCGATTGATTACCTGATTCCCAATGAAAGTGAAGCCGCCGCCTTAAGCGGCGTGGTGGTCGACTCTCTTGACAGTGCCAAAGTCGCTGCGACGCAGTTGATCAAGGCAGGCGCGGGCAAGGTCATCATCACCCTCGGTGCCCAGGGCGCATTGTTTGCCAATGGCCACGGCTTTGAGCATCTGGTGGCGCCCAAGGTCAAGGCGGTAGACACCACGGCGGCGGGCGACACCTTTGTCGGTGGGTTTGCCGCCGCGCTCGCCAATGGCAAGAGCGAAGCCGAGGCCATCCGCTTTGGTCAGGTGGCCGCAGCACTGTCTGTGACTCGCGCCGGTGCGCAACCCTCTATTCCCAAGCTGCATGACGTTCAAGGTTTTGTGCCCTCATGA
- a CDS encoding LacI family DNA-binding transcriptional regulator, whose amino-acid sequence MATIKDVAALAGISYTTVSHVVNKTRPVSEPVRIKVEAAIKQLDYVPSAVARSLKAKTTATIGLLVPNSLNPYFAELARGIEDYCERNGYCVILCNSDDNAEKQRSYLRVLLEKRVDGLIVTSVGGDDSGLAAGLSAVRTPMVIVDRALDGIDVDLVRIDHEEGAYLATRHLLELGHRDIACIGGPGHTRVAQMRLAGYHRALREAGVQVAVNRTQESDFTSTGGYAAAVQLLADNPPSAIFASNDMIGFGVLRAAAERNIRVPGDLSVIGFDDIQMGRYVYPALTTVGQSIVQLGETAAELLLLKIATPQLPIDQRIVTPSIVLRESTAPVAGVFAQYR is encoded by the coding sequence ATGGCAACGATCAAGGATGTGGCAGCGCTTGCGGGTATTTCCTACACCACTGTGTCACACGTAGTGAACAAGACGCGGCCGGTGAGTGAGCCTGTGCGGATCAAGGTCGAAGCGGCGATCAAGCAGCTCGACTATGTGCCCAGTGCGGTCGCGCGATCGCTTAAGGCCAAGACCACCGCCACCATCGGCCTGTTGGTGCCGAACAGCCTCAACCCGTATTTTGCCGAGTTAGCCCGCGGGATCGAGGATTACTGCGAGCGTAATGGTTATTGCGTGATCCTCTGTAACTCCGACGACAACGCTGAAAAACAGCGCAGCTACTTGCGCGTGTTGCTCGAAAAGCGCGTCGACGGCTTGATCGTGACCTCGGTGGGAGGCGACGACAGTGGCCTCGCCGCTGGCTTGAGCGCGGTGCGCACGCCTATGGTGATCGTCGACCGTGCGCTGGATGGTATCGATGTCGATCTGGTGCGCATCGACCACGAGGAGGGCGCCTACCTGGCGACCCGGCACTTGCTTGAACTCGGTCATCGCGACATCGCCTGCATTGGCGGCCCCGGCCACACCCGCGTGGCGCAAATGCGTCTGGCGGGGTATCACCGGGCGCTGCGTGAGGCGGGTGTGCAAGTGGCGGTCAATCGCACTCAAGAGAGCGACTTCACCAGCACCGGCGGGTATGCCGCAGCCGTGCAGTTGCTGGCGGACAATCCACCGAGCGCGATCTTCGCCAGTAACGATATGATCGGTTTTGGCGTGTTGCGTGCTGCGGCAGAGCGCAATATTCGCGTGCCCGGCGATTTGTCGGTGATTGGTTTCGATGACATTCAAATGGGCCGTTACGTTTACCCGGCGCTGACCACGGTCGGGCAGTCGATCGTGCAGCTGGGCGAAACGGCGGCCGAGCTTTTGCTGCTAAAAATTGCAACCCCCCAACTGCCGATCGATCAACGTATCGTGACGCCGAGTATTGTTTTGCGTGAGTCAACGGCGCCGGTCGCCGGTGTGTTCGCCCAATACCGCTGA
- a CDS encoding ABC transporter permease, with translation MKTTHSPGKTGGNFYGLGTYLGLAGALLAMIALFSVLSDHFLSYDTFSTLANQIPDLMVLAVGMTFILIIGGIDLSVGSVLALAASAVSVAILGWGWSVLPAALLGMGCAAVAGTITGSITVAWRIPSFIVSLGVLEMARGVAYQMTGSRTAYIGDSFAWLSNPVAFGISPSFIIALLVIIAAQLVLTRTVFGRYLIGIGTNEEAVRLAGINPKPYKILVFSLMGLLAGVAALFQISRLEAADPNAGSGLELQVIAAVVIGGTSLMGGRGSVISTFFGVLIISVLAAGLAQIGATEPTKRIITGAVIVIAVVLDTYRSQRASRRG, from the coding sequence ATGAAAACCACACATTCCCCGGGTAAAACCGGCGGCAACTTCTACGGCCTGGGCACTTACCTGGGCCTGGCCGGTGCCTTGCTGGCGATGATTGCGCTGTTCTCAGTGTTGAGCGATCACTTCCTGTCCTACGACACCTTCAGCACCCTGGCCAACCAGATACCGGACTTGATGGTACTGGCGGTGGGCATGACCTTCATCCTGATTATCGGTGGCATCGACCTGTCGGTTGGCTCGGTGCTGGCATTGGCCGCGTCGGCGGTCAGCGTGGCGATTCTCGGCTGGGGCTGGAGCGTGCTGCCGGCAGCGTTGCTGGGCATGGGCTGTGCGGCAGTGGCTGGCACCATCACCGGCTCGATCACCGTGGCCTGGCGAATCCCATCGTTTATTGTGTCCCTCGGCGTGCTGGAGATGGCGCGTGGCGTGGCGTACCAAATGACCGGCTCGCGTACCGCCTATATCGGTGATTCGTTTGCCTGGCTGTCGAACCCGGTTGCCTTCGGGATTTCGCCGTCGTTCATCATTGCCTTGCTGGTGATCATTGCCGCTCAGTTGGTGTTGACGCGCACGGTATTTGGTCGCTACCTGATCGGCATCGGCACCAACGAAGAGGCCGTGCGCCTGGCCGGGATCAATCCCAAGCCCTACAAAATCCTGGTGTTCAGCCTGATGGGGCTGTTGGCCGGTGTGGCGGCACTGTTCCAGATTTCGCGCCTGGAAGCGGCAGACCCGAATGCCGGCTCCGGCCTGGAGCTGCAGGTGATCGCCGCTGTGGTGATCGGCGGCACCAGCTTGATGGGCGGACGCGGTTCGGTTATCAGCACCTTTTTCGGTGTGTTGATCATTTCGGTACTGGCCGCTGGCCTTGCGCAGATCGGCGCTACGGAGCCCACCAAACGCATCATCACCGGTGCGGTGATCGTGATTGCTGTGGTCCTCGACACTTACCGCAGCCAGCGCGCCAGTCGGCGAGGCTGA
- a CDS encoding sugar ABC transporter ATP-binding protein, protein MSSSAPNAVLSVSGIGKTYAQPVLSDITLTLNRGEVLALTGENGAGKSTLSKIIGGLVTPTTGHMQFNGQDYRPGSRTQAEELGVRMVMQELNLLPTLTVAENLFLDNLPSKCGWISRKQLRKAAIEAMAQVGLDAIDPDTLVGTLGIGHQQMVEIARNLIGDCHVLILDEPTAMLTAREVEMLFEQITRLQARGVAIIYISHRLEELARVAQRIAVLRDGKLVCVEPMANYNSEQLVTLMVGRELGEKIDLGPRTIGGPALTVKGLTRSDKVRDVSFEVRAGEIYGISGLIGAGRTELLRLIFGADLADSGTVALGSPANVVSIRSPVDAVGHGIALITEDRKGEGLLLTQSISANIALGNMPEISGGGVVNSRDETALARRQIDAMRIRSSSPAQLVSELSGGNQQKVVIGRWLERDCAVMLFDEPTRGIDVGAKFDIYALLGELTRQGKALVVVSSDLRELMLICDRIGVLSAGRLIETFERDSWTQDELLAAAFAGYQKRDALLNDAVLRDTP, encoded by the coding sequence ATGTCATCTTCCGCCCCGAACGCTGTCCTCTCGGTCAGCGGTATCGGCAAGACCTATGCCCAACCGGTTCTGTCCGACATCACCCTGACGCTCAACCGCGGGGAAGTGCTAGCGCTGACCGGTGAGAACGGCGCGGGTAAAAGTACCCTGTCGAAAATTATCGGCGGGCTGGTCACGCCGACCACCGGGCACATGCAGTTCAATGGTCAGGACTACCGTCCCGGCAGCCGCACCCAGGCTGAAGAGCTGGGCGTGCGCATGGTCATGCAGGAGCTCAACCTGCTGCCCACACTGACCGTGGCCGAAAACCTGTTCTTGGATAACCTCCCCAGCAAGTGTGGATGGATCAGCCGCAAACAGCTGCGCAAAGCCGCGATCGAAGCCATGGCTCAGGTCGGCCTGGATGCGATCGACCCGGATACCCTGGTTGGCACCTTGGGCATTGGCCATCAACAGATGGTCGAAATCGCCCGCAACCTGATCGGCGACTGCCACGTACTGATCCTCGATGAACCCACGGCGATGCTGACCGCGCGTGAAGTCGAAATGCTCTTTGAACAAATCACCCGCCTGCAGGCTCGGGGCGTGGCGATCATTTATATTTCACACCGGCTCGAAGAGCTGGCCCGTGTTGCCCAGCGTATTGCGGTATTGCGCGACGGCAAACTGGTCTGCGTCGAGCCGATGGCCAACTACAACAGTGAGCAACTGGTCACCCTGATGGTCGGTCGCGAGCTGGGTGAAAAAATTGACCTGGGCCCGCGCACTATCGGCGGCCCGGCCTTGACCGTGAAAGGGCTGACCCGCTCGGACAAGGTGCGTGATGTGTCTTTTGAAGTGCGCGCCGGTGAGATCTATGGCATCTCCGGCCTGATCGGCGCCGGCCGCACTGAGCTGCTGCGCCTGATCTTCGGCGCGGACCTGGCGGACAGCGGCACCGTCGCTCTGGGATCGCCGGCCAACGTGGTGAGCATTCGCTCCCCGGTAGATGCGGTCGGCCATGGCATTGCCCTGATCACCGAAGACCGCAAGGGTGAAGGCCTGCTGTTGACCCAGTCGATCAGCGCCAACATTGCCTTGGGCAACATGCCGGAAATTTCCGGCGGCGGCGTGGTGAACAGCCGCGATGAAACCGCCTTGGCCAGGCGCCAGATCGACGCCATGCGCATCCGCAGCTCCAGTCCGGCGCAGTTGGTGTCCGAGCTGTCGGGCGGTAACCAGCAGAAAGTCGTGATCGGCCGTTGGCTGGAGCGCGATTGCGCGGTGATGCTGTTCGATGAGCCGACCCGAGGCATCGACGTCGGTGCCAAGTTCGACATTTATGCCTTGCTCGGCGAATTGACGCGCCAGGGCAAAGCGCTGGTGGTGGTGTCCAGCGACCTGCGGGAGCTGATGCTGATCTGTGACCGCATCGGTGTGTTGTCCGCCGGGCGCCTGATCGAAACCTTCGAGCGCGACAGCTGGACCCAGGACGAATTGCTCGCCGCCGCCTTTGCCGGCTATCAAAAACGTGACGCGCTGCTCAACGACGCAGTGCTTAGGGATACCCCATGA
- a CDS encoding sugar ABC transporter substrate-binding protein, producing MKLPFAGRLLAVAVLAAASAALPLSSAFADDAATKPKVGLVMKSLANEFFVTMQDGAKSYQKDHAADFDMITNGIKNETDTSAQIDIVNQMILAKVNAIVIAPADSKALVTVLKKASDAGIKVVNIDNRLDPEVLKSKNLDIPFVGPDNRKGSKLVGDYLAKQLAAGDKVGIIEGVPTTTNAQQRTAGYKDAMDAAGMKIVSTQSGNWEIDQGQKVASAMLSEYPDLKALLAGNDNMALGAVSAVRAAGKAGKVLVVGYDNIEAIKPMLQDGRVLATADQAAAQQAVFGIQNALKLVKGEKVDAKDGVIETPVELVLKK from the coding sequence ATGAAGCTGCCATTTGCTGGACGTCTTCTTGCTGTCGCTGTGCTTGCCGCTGCATCCGCTGCGCTACCTCTTTCCTCTGCCTTTGCTGACGACGCCGCCACCAAACCCAAGGTCGGCCTGGTGATGAAATCCCTCGCCAATGAATTCTTCGTCACCATGCAGGATGGCGCCAAGTCCTATCAGAAAGACCATGCTGCCGACTTCGACATGATCACCAACGGTATCAAGAACGAAACCGATACCAGCGCACAGATCGATATCGTCAACCAAATGATTCTCGCCAAAGTCAACGCCATCGTAATCGCCCCGGCTGACTCCAAGGCGTTGGTCACCGTGTTGAAGAAAGCTTCCGATGCGGGCATCAAGGTCGTCAACATCGACAACCGCCTTGATCCGGAGGTATTGAAAAGCAAAAACCTCGATATTCCTTTCGTAGGCCCGGATAACCGTAAAGGCTCCAAGCTGGTTGGTGACTACCTTGCCAAGCAGCTGGCCGCGGGTGACAAGGTCGGCATCATCGAAGGTGTCCCGACCACCACCAACGCGCAACAGCGCACCGCAGGCTACAAGGACGCGATGGACGCTGCCGGCATGAAGATCGTCTCCACTCAGTCGGGCAACTGGGAAATCGACCAGGGTCAGAAAGTCGCCTCCGCCATGTTGAGCGAATACCCGGACCTCAAGGCACTGTTGGCGGGTAACGACAACATGGCCTTGGGCGCTGTCTCTGCCGTACGCGCTGCGGGCAAAGCCGGCAAAGTGCTGGTCGTAGGCTACGACAACATCGAAGCCATCAAACCAATGCTGCAAGATGGCCGTGTGCTCGCGACCGCTGACCAGGCTGCAGCCCAGCAAGCCGTGTTCGGTATCCAGAACGCGCTCAAGCTGGTCAAGGGTGAGAAAGTCGATGCCAAAGACGGCGTGATCGAAACCCCGGTCGAACTCGTCCTCAAGAAGTAA
- a CDS encoding asparaginase — protein MKSALKSFVPGALALLLLFPVAAQAKEVETKTKLSNVVILATGGTIAGAGASAANSATYQAAKVGIEQLIAGVPELSQIANVRGEQVMQIASESINNENLLQLGRRVAELADSKDVDGIVITHGTDTLEETAYFLNLVEKTDKPIVVVGSMRPGTAMSADGMLNLYNAVAVAGSKDARGKGVLVTMNDEIQSGRDVSKMINIKTEAFKSPWGPLGMVVEGKSYWFRLPAKRHTLDSEFDIKTIKSLPDVEIAYGYGNVSDTAVKALAQAGAKAIIHAGTGNGSVSSKVVPALQELRKQGVQIIRSSHVNAGGFVLRNAEQPDDKYDWVVAHDLNPQKARILAMVALTKTQDSKELQRMFWEY, from the coding sequence ATGAAATCTGCACTGAAGTCTTTTGTTCCGGGCGCACTCGCCCTCCTGCTGCTGTTCCCCGTTGCCGCTCAGGCAAAGGAAGTTGAAACCAAGACCAAACTGTCCAATGTGGTGATTCTTGCCACCGGCGGCACTATTGCCGGCGCTGGCGCCAGCGCTGCCAACAGCGCCACTTATCAGGCGGCCAAGGTGGGCATCGAGCAATTGATCGCTGGTGTTCCTGAGCTTAGCCAGATTGCCAATGTGCGCGGCGAGCAAGTGATGCAAATTGCGTCCGAAAGCATCAACAATGAAAACCTGCTGCAACTGGGTCGCCGTGTTGCCGAACTGGCCGACAGCAAGGACGTCGACGGCATCGTGATTACGCACGGTACCGACACCCTCGAAGAAACCGCCTACTTCCTGAACCTGGTGGAAAAAACCGACAAGCCAATCGTGGTGGTCGGCTCGATGCGTCCAGGCACCGCCATGTCGGCGGACGGCATGCTCAACCTGTACAACGCCGTCGCCGTCGCCGGCAGCAAGGATGCACGCGGCAAGGGCGTGCTGGTCACCATGAACGACGAGATTCAGTCGGGTCGTGACGTCAGCAAGATGATCAATATCAAGACCGAAGCGTTCAAGAGCCCATGGGGCCCGTTGGGCATGGTGGTTGAAGGCAAATCCTACTGGTTCCGCCTGCCGGCCAAGCGCCACACCCTGGATTCTGAATTCGATATCAAGACCATCAAAAGCCTGCCGGACGTTGAAATCGCTTATGGCTACGGCAATGTGAGCGACACCGCCGTCAAGGCCCTGGCTCAGGCTGGCGCCAAAGCCATCATCCATGCCGGCACTGGCAATGGTTCGGTGTCTTCCAAGGTCGTCCCTGCCCTGCAGGAACTGCGCAAACAAGGCGTACAAATCATTCGCTCGTCCCACGTGAATGCTGGCGGTTTCGTGCTGCGTAACGCCGAACAGCCTGACGACAAGTACGACTGGGTGGTTGCCCATGACCTGAACCCGCAGAAAGCGCGGATCCTGGCGATGGTTGCGTTGACCAAGACCCAGGACAGCAAAGAGCTGCAACGGATGTTCTGGGAATATTGA
- a CDS encoding DUF1654 domain-containing protein, with product MAKSSSAAPTPPDAYARLAVRVQKIINSTNAQKAKAALIFRLPEEPEDEWARLLEEIAENDNVTLAYRDDGGVQIFWVVPKED from the coding sequence GTGGCAAAGTCTTCTTCCGCAGCCCCAACTCCGCCTGATGCTTACGCACGCTTGGCCGTTCGCGTGCAAAAAATCATCAATTCGACCAATGCCCAGAAAGCCAAGGCAGCCTTGATCTTCCGTTTACCGGAAGAGCCGGAAGATGAATGGGCGCGCTTGCTGGAAGAAATTGCTGAGAACGACAACGTCACCCTCGCTTATCGGGACGACGGTGGCGTGCAGATTTTCTGGGTTGTGCCGAAGGAAGATTGA
- a CDS encoding endonuclease — protein MSVRFTALFCLFFAITANAQAPRTFSEAKKVAWKLYAPQSTEFYCGCKYTGNRVDLKACGYIPRKNANRAARIEWEHIVPAWQIGHQRQCWQNGGRKNCTRRDDVFKRAEADLHNLVPSIGEVNGDRNNFSFGWLPVQTGQYGSCLTQVDFKAKKVMPRPSIRGMIARTYFYMSKQYGLRLSKQDRQLYEAWNKTYPVQTWERQRNQTVACVMGRGNEFVGPVNLKACG, from the coding sequence ATGAGTGTTCGCTTTACTGCTTTGTTTTGTCTGTTTTTTGCCATTACCGCCAACGCCCAGGCGCCTCGAACCTTCAGCGAGGCCAAGAAAGTCGCCTGGAAGCTCTATGCCCCACAATCCACAGAGTTTTACTGCGGCTGTAAATACACCGGCAACCGGGTGGATTTGAAAGCCTGCGGGTACATCCCACGCAAAAATGCCAACCGTGCCGCACGCATCGAATGGGAGCATATCGTTCCAGCCTGGCAGATCGGACATCAGCGCCAATGCTGGCAGAACGGTGGACGCAAGAACTGTACGCGCCGCGATGATGTGTTCAAGCGTGCAGAGGCCGACTTGCACAACCTGGTGCCGAGCATCGGGGAGGTCAATGGTGACCGCAATAACTTCAGTTTCGGTTGGCTGCCGGTGCAAACCGGACAGTACGGTTCCTGTTTGACCCAAGTGGACTTCAAGGCAAAAAAGGTCATGCCACGCCCGTCCATTCGCGGAATGATTGCCCGAACCTACTTTTACATGAGCAAACAATATGGCTTGCGCCTGTCGAAACAGGACCGCCAACTGTATGAAGCCTGGAACAAGACTTACCCGGTACAAACCTGGGAACGCCAGCGCAACCAGACCGTGGCCTGCGTGATGGGTCGGGGCAACGAATTTGTCGGCCCGGTTAACCTCAAAGCCTGTGGTTGA
- a CDS encoding SPOR domain-containing protein: MRKVAMAIAVLALAGCGEGKPVEAPKAKPAVTESQPETGAIAAQEWDVRVGPPDHKLQAITDLTAWLLEHGFSFYIVKTDGKDDVLLGPFASKAEAEAKQAQLTEKLARAKKNDTESQVIEHKVAQ; encoded by the coding sequence GTGCGTAAAGTAGCGATGGCAATTGCGGTGTTGGCATTGGCCGGTTGCGGTGAAGGCAAACCTGTCGAAGCGCCCAAGGCCAAGCCTGCCGTGACTGAAAGCCAGCCAGAAACCGGCGCGATTGCCGCTCAGGAATGGGACGTGCGGGTTGGCCCGCCGGACCATAAGCTCCAGGCAATCACTGACTTGACCGCCTGGTTGCTGGAACATGGGTTTAGCTTTTATATCGTGAAAACAGACGGCAAGGACGATGTCCTGCTGGGGCCGTTCGCCAGCAAGGCCGAAGCCGAAGCCAAGCAAGCGCAGCTGACCGAAAAACTGGCGCGCGCCAAGAAAAATGACACCGAGTCGCAGGTGATTGAACACAAGGTTGCGCAGTAA
- the csrA gene encoding carbon storage regulator CsrA, which produces MLILTRKVGESINIGDDITITILGVSGQQVRIGINAPKDVAVHREEIYQRIQAGLTAPDKNQTP; this is translated from the coding sequence ATGCTTATACTCACCCGCAAAGTCGGTGAAAGCATAAACATCGGTGATGACATCACGATCACCATTCTGGGCGTCAGCGGCCAGCAAGTACGAATCGGCATCAACGCACCCAAGGACGTTGCCGTGCATCGCGAGGAGATTTACCAGCGCATCCAGGCTGGCCTGACGGCTCCGGACAAAAATCAGACTCCTTGA
- a CDS encoding HAD family hydrolase, translating to MSIQGPAAFTQRYRAFLFDMDGTLLNSIAAAERVWSIWAERHGLDVAAFLSTIHGARAIDTITRQALPGVDAEVEAQWITEAEINDVEGVVAIPGAVEFLNSLPGDQWALVTSAPRELAMRRLQAAGIAPPAVLVTAEDVASGKPDPACYVLGAQRLGVPVQDCLVFEDATVGIRAAEAAGADVVVVTSTHLQPMATVHTSIEGYEQVRVHRNDDGLLRLSIAVA from the coding sequence GTGTCTATTCAAGGTCCAGCCGCCTTTACCCAGCGTTACCGCGCCTTTTTATTCGACATGGACGGTACCTTGCTCAACTCCATCGCCGCCGCCGAACGGGTGTGGAGTATCTGGGCTGAACGCCACGGCCTGGACGTGGCGGCCTTTCTGAGCACCATTCACGGTGCACGAGCCATTGATACGATTACCCGGCAGGCATTGCCAGGCGTGGACGCTGAAGTTGAAGCGCAGTGGATAACCGAGGCGGAAATCAACGATGTCGAGGGTGTCGTCGCGATTCCGGGCGCGGTCGAGTTTCTGAACAGTTTGCCTGGCGATCAGTGGGCGCTGGTCACGTCTGCACCCAGGGAGTTGGCGATGCGCCGCCTGCAAGCGGCGGGCATTGCGCCGCCGGCAGTGCTGGTGACGGCTGAGGATGTCGCCAGCGGCAAGCCGGATCCAGCTTGTTATGTGCTGGGTGCGCAGCGTCTGGGCGTACCGGTGCAGGACTGCCTGGTGTTCGAGGATGCGACGGTGGGGATTCGCGCCGCGGAGGCGGCGGGGGCTGACGTGGTAGTCGTGACTTCGACGCACTTGCAGCCGATGGCCACGGTACATACGTCGATTGAGGGGTATGAGCAGGTGCGCGTGCATCGTAACGATGATGGTTTGTTGCGTTTATCGATCGCCGTGGCTTGA
- a CDS encoding alpha/beta fold hydrolase has protein sequence MKPASTLCLIAASLLMLGTATAMAGTVAPIKANNVVLVHGSWADGSSWSEVITRLQAAGLHVTAVQNPLTSVADDVAATNRVLDQQDGPTVLVGHSYAGTVVSDAGANPKVSSLVYVAARAPDANEDFVALSAKYPSMPVRAGVEEHDGYLTLNQNAFLKYFAADVPRAKALELYAVQQPITKTLFSGRTVNAAWHTKPSWYAVSSNDQTINPDLERFLAKRMNATTIELPSSHLSLVSHAKEITDLILEASGRQP, from the coding sequence ATGAAACCTGCAAGCACACTCTGCCTGATCGCCGCCAGCTTGTTGATGCTGGGCACCGCTACCGCCATGGCCGGCACCGTCGCACCGATCAAAGCCAACAACGTGGTCCTGGTACACGGCTCCTGGGCGGACGGCTCGAGCTGGTCCGAGGTGATCACCCGTCTTCAGGCCGCCGGCCTGCATGTCACCGCCGTACAGAACCCGCTGACCTCGGTGGCCGATGACGTCGCCGCCACCAACCGCGTACTCGATCAACAGGACGGTCCTACCGTACTGGTCGGCCATTCCTACGCCGGCACCGTGGTCAGCGACGCCGGCGCGAACCCGAAGGTCAGCTCCCTGGTGTATGTGGCAGCCCGCGCGCCGGACGCCAATGAAGACTTCGTCGCGCTCTCTGCCAAATACCCGAGCATGCCGGTGCGTGCCGGCGTTGAAGAGCACGACGGTTACCTGACCCTGAACCAGAACGCTTTCCTCAAGTATTTCGCCGCCGACGTGCCCCGCGCCAAAGCACTGGAGCTGTACGCCGTACAACAACCGATCACCAAAACGCTGTTCAGTGGTCGCACCGTGAATGCCGCCTGGCACACCAAACCGTCGTGGTACGCCGTGTCGAGCAATGACCAGACCATCAACCCGGACCTGGAGCGCTTCCTCGCCAAGCGCATGAACGCCACCACCATCGAGCTGCCTTCGAGCCACTTGTCGCTGGTGTCCCACGCCAAGGAAATCACTGACCTGATCCTCGAAGCGTCCGGTCGCCAGCCTTGA
- a CDS encoding DUF2790 domain-containing protein, translating to MKLFILGFAALLATGSAFAADAPSAPNVIHDKTGFFVHLDVDKVLSSTDTYGQCGIVPARLDYLDHQGREHVLDYQVQGIGCASDN from the coding sequence ATGAAACTGTTTATTCTGGGCTTCGCCGCACTGCTTGCCACCGGTTCTGCATTTGCTGCCGACGCCCCTTCCGCCCCCAACGTGATCCACGACAAGACCGGCTTCTTCGTGCACCTGGACGTCGACAAAGTGCTGTCGAGCACCGACACCTACGGGCAGTGCGGCATCGTCCCCGCTCGCCTCGATTACCTCGACCACCAGGGTCGCGAACATGTGCTGGACTACCAAGTACAGGGCATCGGTTGCGCCAGTGACAATTGA